A DNA window from Actinomadura coerulea contains the following coding sequences:
- a CDS encoding DUF5753 domain-containing protein, whose protein sequence is MSPVPAGRIGAALAAGLGADESAGPTMPRLVLAAHLRRLRARRGLSARAAARALGSEDRLAALESGVTRCGIDDVLALSELYGVREHATRVALLELARQSHRPGWWQPYRRIIPDWFLPYVGAEQIAAVIRCYAVRYVPDLLQTAEYARARLASAWGAGPVEEVDARVRLRLRRQDVLHRASPACVWTVLDEAALRRPVGGRATMFRQIEHLLELCDLPNVTLQILPLAGAGHAAPAGAMTLLRLPHDDLADVVYLEQLDNAIYPDLPWERDHHRHAMNVLATRASPPARTPLILKELVSAL, encoded by the coding sequence ATGAGCCCCGTCCCGGCGGGACGGATCGGCGCCGCGCTCGCGGCCGGCCTCGGCGCCGACGAGTCGGCGGGGCCGACGATGCCGAGGCTGGTGCTGGCGGCCCACCTGCGCAGGCTGCGCGCGCGGCGCGGGCTGAGCGCGCGGGCCGCGGCGCGGGCCCTCGGCTCCGAGGACCGGCTCGCCGCCCTGGAGTCCGGCGTCACGCGCTGTGGGATCGACGACGTGCTGGCGCTGAGCGAGCTGTACGGGGTCAGGGAGCACGCCACCCGGGTCGCGCTGCTGGAGCTGGCGCGGCAGTCCCACCGTCCCGGCTGGTGGCAGCCGTACCGAAGGATCATCCCCGACTGGTTCCTGCCCTACGTCGGCGCGGAGCAGATCGCCGCCGTCATCCGCTGCTACGCCGTCCGGTACGTCCCCGATCTTCTGCAGACCGCCGAGTACGCCCGGGCCCGGCTCGCGTCCGCCTGGGGCGCGGGCCCCGTGGAGGAGGTCGACGCGCGGGTGCGGCTGCGGCTGCGGCGGCAGGACGTCCTGCACCGGGCCTCGCCCGCGTGCGTGTGGACGGTCCTCGACGAGGCGGCGCTGCGCCGCCCGGTCGGGGGGCGGGCCACGATGTTCCGGCAGATCGAGCATCTGCTGGAGCTGTGCGACCTGCCGAACGTCACGCTCCAGATCCTGCCGCTCGCCGGCGCCGGCCATGCCGCGCCGGCCGGCGCCATGACGCTGCTCCGGCTGCCCCACGATGATCTGGCCGACGTCGTCTACCTCGAACAGCTGGACAACGCCATCTATCCGGACCTGCCGTGGGAACGGGACCACCACCGGCACGCCATGAACGTGCTGGCCACCCGGGCGTCGCCGCCGGCCCGCACGCCGCTGATCCTGAAGGAGCTGGTCTCCGCATTGTGA
- a CDS encoding SAM-dependent methyltransferase: MDDPRAPHPPPVPEIDTTVSHSARIWDYWLGGKENYEVDRRLGDQIAAVLPDIVEQARADRLFLGRAVRFLAGEAGVRQFLDIGTGLPTADNTHEVAQRVAPDARVVYVDNDPLVLTHARALLAGTPEGATDYLDADLRDTEAVLRGAGATLDLTRPVAITMLGVMWHVTDDAEALGIVRGLMAGTAPGSYLAIAHPTTEITGERMAAAIREWNRFGEPPGIHRTPRQIENLFQGLDLVEPGVVSCTRWRPEATPFGEPEEMDQFCGVARKPDGP; this comes from the coding sequence TTGGACGATCCGCGAGCGCCGCATCCGCCCCCCGTTCCAGAGATCGACACCACGGTGTCGCATTCGGCGCGGATCTGGGATTACTGGCTGGGCGGCAAAGAGAATTACGAAGTGGACCGCCGGCTCGGCGACCAGATAGCGGCGGTGCTGCCCGACATCGTGGAGCAGGCCCGCGCCGACCGGCTCTTCCTCGGCAGGGCGGTGCGCTTCCTGGCAGGCGAGGCGGGCGTCCGGCAGTTCCTCGACATCGGGACGGGGCTGCCGACCGCCGACAACACCCACGAGGTCGCCCAGCGCGTGGCGCCGGACGCCAGGGTCGTCTACGTCGACAACGACCCGCTGGTCCTGACGCACGCGAGGGCCCTGCTGGCCGGCACCCCGGAGGGCGCGACCGACTACCTCGACGCCGACCTGCGCGACACCGAGGCCGTTCTGCGCGGGGCCGGTGCCACGCTCGACCTGACCCGGCCGGTCGCGATCACGATGCTCGGCGTGATGTGGCACGTCACCGACGACGCCGAGGCGCTCGGCATCGTCCGCGGGCTGATGGCGGGAACGGCGCCCGGCAGTTACCTCGCCATCGCGCATCCGACGACCGAGATCACCGGCGAGCGGATGGCGGCGGCGATCCGGGAGTGGAACAGGTTCGGCGAGCCGCCCGGCATCCACCGCACTCCCCGGCAGATCGAGAACCTTTTCCAGGGGCTGGATCTCGTCGAACCCGGCGTCGTCTCCTGCACCAGGTGGCGTCCGGAGGCGACACCGTTCGGGGAGCCCGAGGAAATGGACCAGTTCTGCGGCGTCGCGCGCAAGCCCGACGGGCCATGA
- a CDS encoding TetR/AcrR family transcriptional regulator, translating to MASTRTASSTRWAGVPAGRRRDERRAMLVRAAFRLFGEEGEAALTVRAVCREAELHTRYFYENFADTGELLAAVYDREAAALGEVLARALDGAGPRPDVRTRAGVRGVLSFISDDPRRGRVLFAEAHGNEVLAERRRAAQDALLEGVLAMSRAESPPLPVVVAATMFTGAMTELARQWADGRLGDDLDAVVDSAVELSLALHATTAPHLPTG from the coding sequence ATGGCGAGCACGCGCACGGCCTCGTCCACGCGGTGGGCCGGCGTCCCCGCGGGCCGGCGCCGCGACGAGCGGCGCGCCATGCTCGTCCGGGCCGCGTTCCGGCTGTTCGGCGAGGAGGGCGAGGCCGCCCTCACCGTCCGCGCCGTGTGCCGCGAGGCCGAGCTGCACACGCGCTACTTCTACGAGAACTTCGCCGACACCGGCGAGCTGCTCGCCGCCGTCTACGACCGGGAGGCCGCCGCCCTCGGCGAGGTCCTGGCCCGCGCCCTGGACGGGGCGGGCCCCCGCCCCGACGTCCGCACGCGCGCCGGCGTCCGCGGCGTGCTGAGCTTCATCAGCGACGACCCCCGCCGGGGCCGCGTCCTGTTCGCCGAGGCGCACGGCAACGAGGTCCTGGCCGAGCGCCGCCGCGCCGCGCAGGACGCCCTGCTGGAGGGCGTCCTCGCGATGAGCCGCGCCGAGAGCCCGCCGCTCCCCGTCGTCGTCGCCGCGACGATGTTCACCGGCGCCATGACCGAGCTCGCCCGGCAGTGGGCCGACGGCCGCCTGGGCGACGACCTCGACGCCGTCGTCGACAGCGCCGTCGAACTCTCCCTGGCCCTGCACGCCACGACCGCCCCCCACCTCCCCACCGGCTGA
- a CDS encoding peptide chain release factor 3: protein MSAGIGTAEDVAAEAARRRTFAVISHPDAGKSTLTEALALHAQAIEQAGAVHGKAGRRGVRSDWMDMERSRGISITSSVLRFEFGDTLLNLLDTPGHADFSEDTYRVLAAVDGAIMLLDSAKGLEAQTLKLFDVCRHRGIPVITFVNKWDRPGREPLELLDEVEQRIGLHPAPLNWPVGIAGDFRGLIDRADGSYTRFRRTPGGATRAAAERVPADRAAAEEGQAWVTANEELALLEEIGAVLDMEAFAAGSCTPVLFGAALPNFGVSALLDTVRRLAPAPSARTDAAGHARPVTAPFSGQVFKVQAGMDRAHRDRLAFIRVCSGRFERGATLTHAPTGRPLATKYAQTVFGRDRSTLDAAYPGDVIGLPNASGLTVGDTLYTKTPVTFPPIPAFAPEHFMVARVKDNSRAKQFRRGIDQLDSEGVVQVLRSDLRGDQAPVLAAVGPLQFDVFTARMADEFGAPVELSRLDYTTARITDKESAETLDGRRGVEVLTRTLDGSYIAVFVDKWRVRAIEREHPDLTLTPMLAAGVPD from the coding sequence GTGAGCGCCGGAATCGGCACTGCGGAGGACGTTGCGGCGGAGGCGGCGCGGCGCCGGACGTTCGCGGTGATCAGTCACCCGGACGCCGGCAAGTCCACCCTGACCGAGGCCCTCGCCCTGCACGCGCAGGCCATCGAGCAGGCAGGCGCCGTGCACGGCAAGGCCGGGCGGCGCGGCGTCCGCTCGGACTGGATGGACATGGAGCGCTCCCGCGGCATCTCCATCACCTCCTCGGTGCTGCGGTTCGAGTTCGGCGACACCCTGCTGAACCTGCTCGACACCCCGGGCCACGCGGACTTCTCCGAGGACACCTACCGGGTGCTGGCCGCCGTCGACGGGGCGATCATGCTGCTGGACTCGGCCAAGGGCCTGGAGGCGCAGACGCTCAAGCTGTTCGACGTGTGCCGGCACCGCGGCATCCCCGTCATCACGTTCGTCAACAAGTGGGACCGGCCGGGCCGCGAGCCGCTGGAGCTGCTGGACGAGGTCGAGCAGCGCATCGGCCTGCACCCGGCGCCGCTGAACTGGCCGGTCGGCATCGCCGGGGACTTCCGCGGCCTGATCGACCGCGCCGACGGCTCCTACACCCGGTTCCGCCGCACGCCCGGCGGCGCCACCCGCGCCGCCGCCGAACGCGTCCCGGCCGACCGGGCCGCCGCGGAGGAGGGCCAGGCCTGGGTCACCGCCAACGAGGAGCTGGCGCTGCTTGAGGAGATCGGCGCCGTCCTCGACATGGAGGCCTTCGCCGCCGGCTCCTGCACTCCCGTGCTGTTCGGCGCCGCGCTGCCCAACTTCGGCGTGAGCGCGCTGCTCGACACCGTGCGCCGCCTGGCGCCCGCGCCGTCCGCCCGCACCGACGCCGCCGGGCACGCGCGCCCGGTGACGGCGCCGTTCTCCGGGCAGGTGTTCAAGGTGCAGGCGGGCATGGACCGGGCGCACCGCGACCGGCTGGCCTTCATCCGCGTCTGCTCGGGCCGCTTCGAGCGCGGCGCGACCCTCACCCACGCCCCGACCGGGCGCCCGCTGGCGACCAAGTACGCCCAGACGGTCTTCGGCCGCGACCGCTCCACCCTGGACGCCGCCTACCCCGGAGACGTGATCGGGCTGCCCAACGCCTCCGGCCTGACCGTGGGCGACACCCTCTACACCAAGACCCCCGTGACGTTCCCGCCGATCCCGGCGTTCGCCCCCGAGCACTTCATGGTGGCGCGGGTCAAGGACAACAGCCGCGCCAAGCAGTTCCGCCGCGGCATCGACCAGCTCGACAGCGAGGGCGTCGTGCAGGTCCTGCGCAGCGACCTGCGCGGCGACCAGGCCCCCGTCCTGGCCGCGGTCGGCCCCCTCCAGTTCGACGTGTTCACCGCGCGGATGGCCGACGAGTTCGGCGCCCCGGTCGAGCTGTCCCGCCTCGACTACACGACCGCCCGCATCACCGACAAGGAGTCCGCCGAGACGCTCGACGGGCGCCGCGGCGTCGAGGTGCTCACCCGCACCCTCGACGGCTCGTACATCGCGGTCTTCGTCGACAAGTGGCGGGTGCGCGCGATCGAACGCGAACACCCCGACCTCACCCTCACCCCCATGCTCGCCGCGGGCGTCCCGGACTGA
- a CDS encoding acyl-CoA dehydrogenase — protein MAIAISDEHRELARTARAFLRDQRARAANRALLDAEKETLPAFWGEFAALGLLGLHLPEEHGGGGAGLPELVVVAEELGRAVAPGPMLPTMIASAVLAASGDGELRARLLPGLASGATPAALGLDGALTVTGGAATGDAGVVLGGGLAELLVLPAGDDMVVVRAGAPGVAVEVPGNLDPSRRSARVRLDGAAVEVLAGARAHATAVARTLVSAEAVGGALECVDTATAYAKARRQFGRPIATFQAVKHHCANMLVAAELATAAVWDAARAAAGPSDQFELAAAVAAALALPAFTSDAGLNIQVHGGIGFTWEHDAHLLLRRAATLEAVADPHAAERDVTRLRAAGVVREASLDLPPEDEARRAEIRELAREIAALPPAEQRERLIETGYVQPHWPRPWGVEASAGSQLVIEDEFRAAGVKRPQLGITGWVILTLVQHGTQDQIDRWVRPALTGEEVWCQLFSEPDAGSDAAAVRTRAVKVEGGWLVNGQKVWTSGAQYCRWGFATVRTDPDAPKHSGVTMVVVDMHHPGVEVRPLRQTTGTSDFNEVFFSDVFVPDADVVGEPNKGWTVARATLGNERVSIGGGVGGPPGPDVFRLYAERGDRVPAAAERVGAYAAEEQALRLLNLRSAERAVAGGEPGPEGNITKLVLAEHGHATAALLAEFAGPETAFTEGLGQFAGLMRLGSRGMSIAGGTSEITRNQIAERILGLPRDPLIR, from the coding sequence ATGGCGATCGCCATCAGCGACGAACACCGCGAGCTGGCACGGACGGCGCGCGCGTTCCTGCGCGACCAGCGGGCGCGGGCGGCGAACCGCGCGCTGCTGGACGCCGAGAAGGAGACCCTGCCCGCCTTCTGGGGGGAGTTCGCCGCGCTGGGACTGCTCGGCCTGCACCTTCCCGAGGAGCACGGCGGCGGGGGAGCGGGCCTTCCGGAGCTGGTCGTGGTCGCCGAGGAGCTCGGCCGCGCGGTCGCTCCCGGCCCGATGCTGCCGACGATGATCGCGTCCGCCGTGCTCGCCGCCTCGGGCGACGGGGAGCTGCGGGCCCGGCTCCTGCCCGGCCTCGCGTCGGGCGCGACCCCGGCGGCCCTCGGGCTGGACGGCGCGCTCACCGTGACCGGCGGCGCCGCCACCGGGGACGCGGGCGTCGTGCTGGGCGGCGGCCTCGCGGAACTGCTCGTCCTGCCCGCCGGCGACGACATGGTCGTCGTGCGGGCGGGCGCGCCGGGCGTCGCGGTCGAGGTGCCCGGCAACCTGGACCCGTCCCGCCGCTCCGCGCGCGTGCGGCTCGACGGCGCCGCCGTGGAGGTCCTCGCCGGGGCCCGCGCGCACGCGACCGCCGTCGCCCGGACGCTGGTGTCCGCCGAGGCGGTCGGCGGCGCGCTGGAGTGCGTCGACACCGCCACCGCGTACGCCAAGGCGCGGCGGCAGTTCGGGCGGCCGATCGCGACGTTCCAGGCCGTCAAGCACCACTGCGCGAACATGCTCGTCGCCGCGGAGCTCGCCACGGCCGCGGTGTGGGACGCGGCGCGGGCCGCGGCCGGTCCGTCCGACCAGTTCGAGCTGGCCGCGGCCGTGGCGGCGGCGCTCGCCCTGCCCGCCTTCACCTCCGACGCGGGGCTGAACATCCAGGTGCACGGCGGCATCGGATTCACCTGGGAGCACGACGCGCACCTGCTGCTGCGCCGCGCCGCGACGCTGGAGGCCGTCGCCGATCCGCACGCCGCGGAGCGGGACGTGACCCGGCTGCGGGCCGCGGGGGTCGTCCGGGAGGCGAGCCTCGACCTGCCGCCCGAGGATGAGGCGCGGCGCGCGGAGATCCGCGAGCTGGCCCGGGAGATCGCCGCGCTGCCCCCGGCCGAGCAGCGCGAGAGGCTCATCGAGACCGGCTACGTCCAGCCGCACTGGCCGCGCCCCTGGGGGGTGGAGGCGAGCGCCGGGTCGCAACTGGTCATCGAGGACGAGTTCCGCGCCGCCGGCGTGAAGCGTCCCCAGCTCGGCATCACCGGCTGGGTGATCCTCACGCTCGTCCAGCACGGCACCCAGGACCAGATCGACCGGTGGGTGCGCCCGGCGCTCACCGGCGAGGAGGTCTGGTGCCAGCTGTTCAGCGAGCCCGACGCCGGGTCGGACGCGGCGGCGGTCAGGACCCGCGCCGTCAAGGTGGAGGGCGGCTGGCTCGTCAACGGCCAGAAGGTGTGGACGAGCGGCGCCCAGTACTGCCGCTGGGGCTTCGCCACCGTCCGCACCGACCCCGACGCGCCGAAGCACTCCGGCGTCACGATGGTCGTCGTCGACATGCACCACCCGGGCGTGGAGGTCCGGCCGCTGCGCCAGACGACCGGCACCTCCGACTTCAACGAGGTGTTCTTCTCCGACGTCTTCGTCCCCGACGCCGATGTCGTCGGGGAACCGAACAAGGGCTGGACGGTCGCCCGCGCCACCCTCGGCAACGAGCGGGTCAGCATCGGCGGCGGCGTCGGCGGCCCGCCGGGACCCGACGTGTTCCGGCTCTACGCCGAGCGCGGCGACCGCGTCCCGGCGGCGGCCGAGCGCGTCGGCGCCTACGCCGCAGAGGAGCAGGCCCTCCGCCTGCTCAACCTGCGGTCCGCCGAGCGCGCGGTCGCGGGCGGCGAGCCGGGCCCCGAGGGGAACATCACCAAGCTCGTCCTCGCCGAGCACGGCCACGCCACCGCCG
- a CDS encoding oxygenase MpaB family protein yields MPSRTNIIAARFERAFDAEIRSRFFRGLEFAGPQGDPGWFGPGSAVWYVHSHLPTLLLGLVGAAYIEGLDPSISWMAYDHSRIPERVDGVPTGGIDPEGAAVRLGHSLSFFIGTAYGSTATAERLARTVRAMHHTVKGTRPDGLAYDADDPDWLRWNYATVVWGLATAHERYHRRPLKGDDLERYYREFVRVGEALGGTDLPATKADVAECLESYLPRLAITPIKAFGTGPNLRDSKTRPWEPGSPFMDWAARDMLPEWARKLALYQPPNPVTLRLRRTALWVVLNALHDATGPLPEFRQARARVAAGVSAPVASTAPDGPDPVLSRAEVEATA; encoded by the coding sequence ATGCCATCGAGGACCAACATCATCGCGGCGCGGTTCGAGCGGGCCTTCGACGCCGAGATCCGCTCCAGGTTCTTCCGCGGTCTGGAGTTCGCCGGACCGCAGGGGGACCCCGGCTGGTTCGGGCCCGGCAGCGCGGTCTGGTACGTCCACTCTCACCTGCCGACCCTGCTGCTCGGGCTGGTCGGGGCCGCCTACATCGAGGGCCTGGACCCGAGCATCAGCTGGATGGCCTACGACCACTCCCGCATCCCCGAGCGCGTCGACGGCGTCCCGACCGGCGGCATCGACCCCGAGGGCGCGGCCGTGCGGCTCGGGCACTCCCTGTCGTTCTTCATCGGGACGGCCTACGGCTCCACCGCGACGGCCGAGCGCCTCGCCCGGACCGTCCGCGCCATGCACCACACGGTGAAGGGCACCCGCCCGGACGGGCTGGCCTACGACGCCGACGACCCCGACTGGCTGCGCTGGAACTACGCGACCGTGGTGTGGGGGCTGGCGACCGCGCACGAGCGCTACCACCGCCGCCCGCTCAAGGGCGACGACCTGGAGCGCTACTACCGCGAGTTCGTCCGCGTCGGCGAGGCGCTCGGCGGGACGGACCTGCCCGCCACCAAGGCGGACGTCGCCGAGTGCCTGGAGTCCTACCTGCCCCGCCTCGCGATCACCCCCATCAAGGCGTTCGGGACCGGGCCCAACCTGCGCGACAGCAAGACCAGGCCGTGGGAGCCCGGCAGCCCGTTCATGGACTGGGCCGCCCGCGACATGCTGCCGGAGTGGGCGCGCAAGCTCGCCCTCTACCAGCCGCCGAACCCGGTGACGCTGCGGCTGCGCAGGACGGCGCTGTGGGTCGTCCTCAACGCGCTGCACGACGCCACCGGGCCGCTGCCGGAGTTCCGCCAGGCGCGGGCCCGCGTCGCGGCGGGCGTGTCGGCGCCGGTCGCCTCCACCGCGCCGGACGGGCCCGACCCGGTGCTGTCGCGCGCGGAAGTCGAGGCCACGGCCTGA